One window from the genome of Actinoplanes teichomyceticus ATCC 31121 encodes:
- the kynA gene encoding tryptophan 2,3-dioxygenase gives MSAQRPLEDGIVRDFKVNLSYGEYLRLDDILGAQHPVSVPEHHDELLFILQHQTSELWLKLVIHELRAVLHHLAKDELKPALKGLARVKHIQRTLTEQWSVLATLTPTEYAQFRSFLGTSSGFQSYQYRAVEFLLGNKDRRMLQIFDDQPAARRLLEELLGTPSVYDEFLHYLARRGHPVPADVLQRDITEAYEYHPELVGVFQAIYEQAEQHWEAYEACEELVDLEENFQLWRFRHLKTVERTIGFKRGTGGSSGVGFLKAALDLTFFPELYAVRTEIGVPR, from the coding sequence ATGTCGGCACAGCGGCCGTTGGAGGACGGCATCGTCCGGGACTTCAAGGTCAATCTCTCCTACGGCGAGTACCTGCGCCTGGACGACATCCTCGGCGCTCAGCACCCGGTGAGCGTCCCCGAGCACCACGACGAGCTCCTTTTCATCCTGCAGCACCAGACATCCGAGCTGTGGCTGAAACTGGTCATCCACGAGCTCCGTGCGGTGCTGCACCATCTGGCCAAGGACGAGCTCAAACCCGCGCTCAAGGGGCTGGCCCGGGTCAAGCACATCCAGCGCACCCTGACCGAGCAGTGGTCGGTGCTGGCCACCCTCACCCCGACCGAGTACGCGCAGTTCCGCAGCTTCCTGGGCACCTCGTCGGGATTCCAGTCGTACCAGTACCGCGCGGTCGAGTTCCTGCTCGGCAACAAGGACCGCCGGATGCTGCAGATCTTCGACGACCAGCCGGCCGCCCGCCGGCTGCTCGAGGAACTGCTCGGCACGCCGAGCGTCTACGACGAGTTCCTGCACTACCTGGCCCGCCGCGGGCATCCGGTGCCGGCCGACGTCCTGCAGCGCGACATCACCGAGGCGTACGAGTACCACCCGGAACTGGTCGGCGTCTTCCAGGCCATCTACGAGCAGGCCGAGCAGCACTGGGAGGCCTACGAGGCGTGTGAGGAGCTGGTGGACCTGGAGGAGAACTTCCAGCTCTGGCGGTTCCGGCACCTCAAGACCGTGGAACGGACCATCGGCTTCAAGCGCGGCACCGGCGGCTCCAGCGGGGTCGGCTTCCTCAAGGCGGCTCTCGATCTGACATTCTTCCCCGAGCTGTACGCCGTACGCACCGAGATCGGAGTCCCCCGTTGA
- a CDS encoding YchJ family protein gives MAGKKASRAKACPCGSAAYAQCCGPLHGGVPAPDPEALMRSRFSAYALDRSDYLLATWHPRTRPAEITSDPGLRWVRLEVLERTGGGLFDAEGTVAFRAHYRDGGTPGVLDELSRFVRHDGRWVYWGPSEPV, from the coding sequence ATGGCTGGCAAGAAAGCATCCCGCGCGAAGGCGTGCCCGTGCGGGTCGGCGGCGTACGCGCAATGTTGCGGACCCCTGCACGGCGGCGTCCCGGCGCCGGACCCGGAAGCCCTGATGCGGTCGCGCTTCAGCGCGTACGCCCTGGACCGCTCCGACTACCTGCTGGCCACCTGGCACCCGCGGACCCGCCCCGCCGAGATCACGAGTGATCCCGGCCTGCGCTGGGTACGCCTGGAGGTGCTGGAGCGCACCGGTGGCGGTCTCTTCGACGCCGAGGGTACCGTCGCGTTTCGCGCGCACTACCGGGACGGCGGCACGCCGGGCGTGCTGGACGAGCTCAGCAGATTCGTCCGGCACGACGGCCGTTGGGTGTACTGGGGGCCCTCTGAGCCGGTGTGA
- a CDS encoding methyl-accepting chemotaxis protein, producing the protein MTDWEQNDGWSPGGGQDDRSAQERQRDSVHRLANVSNDMATATQAAVRAAETAVQVIQRLEASSTEIGKVVQLIATIAKQTNLLALNATIEAARAGEAGRGFAVVASEVKDLANETATATNEIGAQVGGIRTDTQNAVEAIEEMQGLIEELDRCQKVISGIVVEQQAG; encoded by the coding sequence ATGACCGACTGGGAGCAGAACGACGGCTGGTCGCCCGGCGGCGGGCAGGACGACCGGTCGGCGCAGGAGCGGCAGCGCGACTCGGTGCACCGGCTGGCCAACGTCAGCAACGACATGGCCACCGCCACCCAGGCCGCGGTCCGCGCCGCGGAGACCGCGGTGCAGGTGATCCAGCGGCTGGAGGCGAGCAGCACCGAGATCGGCAAGGTCGTCCAGCTGATCGCCACCATCGCCAAGCAGACCAACCTGCTGGCGCTCAACGCCACCATCGAGGCGGCCCGGGCCGGCGAGGCGGGCCGCGGCTTCGCCGTGGTGGCCAGCGAGGTCAAGGACCTGGCGAACGAGACCGCCACCGCGACCAACGAGATCGGCGCCCAGGTCGGCGGCATCCGCACCGACACGCAGAACGCGGTCGAGGCGATCGAGGAGATGCAGGGGCTGATCGAGGAGCTCGACCGCTGCCAGAAGGTGATCAGCGGGATCGTGGTGGAGCAGCAGGCCGGCTGA